In Musa acuminata AAA Group cultivar baxijiao chromosome BXJ3-11, Cavendish_Baxijiao_AAA, whole genome shotgun sequence, one DNA window encodes the following:
- the LOC103971657 gene encoding uncharacterized protein LOC103971657 — translation MASSPPSSPPHPSKKAKMSSSATTSDADEDPSSAPFAAGEPRRRYKRRKVAIFLGYCGAGYQGMQKNPGARTIEGDLEEALFLAGAVPEADRGLPRRFDWARSARTDKGVSAAAQVVSGRFYVDPPGLVARLNAHLSDQIRVFGFKRVTNSFNAKKFCDRRRYVYLVPVFALDPSAHPDREAVMASMGSDNELARCLECSERGRKIPGLMGRWAGSSIAQKRVDLAADGSADQTVGVACFSLEESDKSEANKLENFDLGSGGVDDEQHDFSIMIAETNSGNMGRNEVEAGKLVSAATDAVAPGNMNPDATVDPVASYVEEYGKLSNEAITMKENSTMEPSASLENQRLEPLVADRTNGEQVTVKSKFCYGDEQRERFNNVLKHYVGTHNFHNFTTRTKAEDPSARRYIISFDANRVVCIEGIEFVKCEVVGQSFMLHQIRKMIGLAIAVMRNCAPESLMDIALKKDVNINVPTAPEVGLYLDECLFTSYNQKWKDSHEVLTMEAYAEEAEEFKMKYIYPHIASMEHKEGAVALWLHSLNQRNYPDFCFMETSRECASATSKDQADNSGEQLL, via the exons ATGGCTTCCTCCCCTCCCTCCTCGCCTCCGCACCCTTCGAAGAAGGCCAAGATGTCGTCCTCCGCCACCACGTCCGACGCCGACGAGGACCCTTCCTCCGCCCCCTTCGCCGCCGGCGAGCCCAGGCGGCGGTACAAACGGCGCAAGGTGGCCATTTTCCTCGGCTACTGCGGCGCAGGGTACCAGGGCATGCAGAAGAACCCGGGCGCCCGTACCATCGAGGGCGACCTCGAGGAGGCCCTCTTTCTCGCCGGCGCCGTTCCGGAGGCGGACCGCGGCCTCCCCCGCCGTTTTGATTGGGCCCGCTCCGCACGCACCGACAAGGGCGTCAGCGCCGCCGCCCAGGTCGTGTCCGGCCGCTTCTATGTAGACCCGCCTGGCCTCGTCGCTCGCCTCAACGCCCATCTCTCCGACCAGATCAGGGTCTTCGGATTCAAACGGGTCACCAACTCCTTCAACGCCAAGAAATTCTGCGACCGCCGCCGGTACGTGTATCTCGTCCCGGTGTTCGCCCTTGACCCTAGCGCGCATCCGGACCGGGAGGCCGTGATGGCGAGCATGGGGTCCGACAACGAACTCGCACGCTGCTTAGAATGCTCAGAAAGGGGGCGTAAGATCCCTGGTCTCATGGGCCGCTGGGCTGGGAGTTCCATTGCCCAGAAAAGAGTTGATCTTGCAGCTGATGGATCGGCTGATCAGACTGTTGGTGTCGCCTGTTTCAGTCTGGAAGAAAGTGATAAATCTGAGGCgaataagctagaaaattttgacCTTGGCAGTGGTGGAGTTGATGATGAGCAGCATGATTTCTCCATTATGATTGCAGAGACTAACTCGGGTAACATGGGTAGAAATGAAGTGGAGGCCGGCAAACTTGTATCTGCTGCAACAGATGCTGTTGCTCCTGGTAACATGAATCCTGATGCTACAGTAGATCCAGTGGCTTCCTATGTGGAAGAATATGGTAAGCTCAGTAATGAAGCTATCACAATGAAAGAGAATTCTACTATGGAGCCGAGTGCTTCTTTAGAAAACCAGAGATTGGAACCTCTAGTTGCTGACAGAACTAATGGAGAGCAAGTGACTGTCAAAAGCAAGTTTTGTTATGGGGATGAGCAGAGGGAGAGATTTAATAACGTACTGAAGCATTATGTGGGAACTCACAACTTCCATAACTTCACAACCAGAACTAAGGCTGAAGATCCCTCTGCTCGTAGATATATTATATCCTTTGACGCAAATCGTGTTGTCTGTATCGAGGGGATTGAATTTGTCAAGTGTGAGGTTGTAGGACAGAGCTTTATGCTCCATCAGATCAGGAAGATGATCGGCCTTGCAATTGCAGTGATGAGGAACTGTGCACCTGAGTCACTTATGGATATAGCCTTGAAAAA GGATGTAAATATCAATGTTCCTACGGCCCCTGAAGTTGGGCTTTACCTGGATGAATGCCTATTTACATCATATAACCAGAAATGGAAGGATTCGCATGAGGTATTGACCATGGAAGCTTATGCTGAGGAAGCTGAGGAATTTAAGATGAAATATATATACCCTCATATTGCCTCTATGGAGCACAAGGAAGGAGCAGTTGCACTGTGGCTTCACTCTTTGAACCAACGTAATTACCCAGATTTCTGTTTTATGGAGACAAGTCGTGAATGTGCCAGTGCCACCAGTAAGGATCAAGCGGATAACTCGGGAGAGCAACTCTTGTGA
- the LOC103971658 gene encoding uncharacterized protein LOC103971658, with protein MARSLATPWRHHLHPIPPISTFPTAPRTARFAISRTLKSAPFPLNSGPHVRHVPLSRRTGLGRPIAASDAATMNFLSPAASDALPLLQYPPARRDESVVDDYHGVPVADPYRWLEDPDAEEVKEFVEGQVALTDSVLARCEEREKLRGQITALFDHPRYDTPYKRGGKYFYYHNTGLQAQSVLYVQKDLDGEAEVLLDPNKLSEDGTVALSMASVSKDGQFFAYGLSASGSDWVTIKVMRVDSKTPEPDTISWVKFSSIIWTLDGKGFFYGRYPSPKEGVELDAGTETNINLNHELYYHFLGTDQSEDILCWRDPEHPKYIFDSYVTNDGKYVLLYIEEGCDPVNKLYYCDLSSLSNGLEGFKGSNEMLPFVKLVDTFEACYSLVANDDGEFTLLTNKEAPKYKLVRIDLKKPALWSDILPEDEKDVLESAYAVNSNQILVCYLSDVKHVLQIRDLKTGNLLHPLPLDVGSVSGISGRREDSEIFISFTSFLTPGIIYRCNLASEVPEMKIFREISVPGFDRTDFEVKQVFVSSEDGTKIPMFIVSKKNIELNGSNPVLLYGYGGFNISLPPSFSVARLVLARNLGCIFCIANIRGGGEYGEDWHKAGSLSKKQNCFDDFISAAEFLVSNGYTKPERLCIEGGSNGGLLVAACMNQRPDLFGCVLAHVGVMDMLRFHKFTIGHAWTSDYGCSDNEEEFHWLIKYSPLHNVKRPWEKSSDQSCQYPSTMLLTADHDDRVVPLHSLKLLATMQYVLCSSVVNSPQTNPIIARIDRKAGHGAGRPTQKMIDEAADRYSFMAKVLGATWTD; from the exons ATGGCAAGATCCTTGGCAACACCGTGGCGTCACCACCTTCACCCCATCCCGCCAATTTCTACGTTCCCGACCGCCCCCAGAACCGCCCGGTTCGCCATCTCCCGCACCCTTAAATCGGCCCCCTTCCCCTTAAACTCCGGTCCACATGTGCGCCACGTTCCTCTGAGTCGTCGTACTGGTCTCGGACGTCCCATCGCCGCCTCTGACGCCGCCACCATGAACTTTCTCTCCCCTGCAGCCTCTGATGCTCTCCCGTTGCTCCAATACCCGCCGGCCCGGCGGGACGAGTCCGTCGTCGACGACTACCACGGCGTTCCCGTCGCTGATCCCTACCGATG GTTGGAGGATCCGGATGCGGAGGAGGTGAAGGAGTTCGTGGAGGGGCAGGTGGCGCTGACGGACTCGGTTCTGGCGAGGTGCGAGGAGAGAGAGAAGCTACGAGGGCAGATAACGGCGCTGTTTGATCATCCCCGGTATGATACGCCCTACAAGCGAGGTGGAAAGTATTTCTACTATCATAACACGGGCCTTCAGGCGCAGAGTGTTCTATATGTTCAG AAAGACTTGGATGGAGAGGCAGAGGTTCTCTTGGATCCTAACAAACTTAGCGAGGATGGTACAGTGGCTCTCTCGATGGCTTCTGTTAGCAAGGATGGGCAGTTTTTCGCTTATGGGCTTAGTGCAAGTGGAAGTGATTGGGTTACGATCAAGGTGATGAGGGTTGATAGCAAGACACCAGAGCCTGATACCATATCATGG GTAAAATTCTCATCAATTATCTGGACCCTTGATGGAAAAGGTTTCTTCTATGGTCGGTATCCGTCTCCCAA AGAAGGGGTTGAATTGGATGCTGGGACGGAGACAAATATCAATCTGAATCATGAGCTCTACTATCATTTCTTAGGCACTGATCAGTCAGAAGATATATTATGCTGGAGGGATCCGGAGCATCCAAAGTATATCTTTGATAGTTATGTCACTAATGATGGCAAG TATGTTCTTTTGTATATTGAGGAAGGCTGTGATCCTGTCAATAAGTTGTATTACTGTGACCTGTCCTCACTTTCTAATGGGCTTGAAGGTTTTAAAGGGAGCAATGAAATGCTTCCTTTTGTCAAACTTGTGGATACCTTTGAAGCATGCTATAGTTTGGTGGCAAATGATGATGGTGAGTTTACCTTGTTGACAAACAAAGAAGCTCCAAAGTATAAGTTAGTAAGGATAGACCTTAAGAAGCCAGCATTGTGGAGTGACATTCTGCCAGAGGATGAAAAGGATGTGTTAGAATCAGCTTATGCTGTCAACAGTAACCAGATTTTGGTGTGCTATCTTAGTGATGTCAAGCATGTTCTGCAGATAAGGGACTTGAAAACAGGAAACTTGCTACATCCTTTACCATTAGATGTTGGTAGTGTCTCTGGGATTTCTGGCAGGCGTGAAGACAGTGAGATTTTCATTAGCTTCACTAGCTTCCTCACTCCAGGGATCATCTACAGGTGCAACTTAGCATCTGAAGTTCCAGAGATGAAGATTTTTCGAGAAATTTCTGTTCCTGGGTTTGATCGCACAGATTTTGAGGTTAAACAG GTTTTTGTTTCTAGCGAGGATGGCACCAAGATACCCATGTTTATCGTGTCAAAGAAGAATATTGAACTTAATGGATCGAATCCAGTTTTACTGTATGGCTATGGAGGCTTTAACATTAGCCTTCCACCTTCATTTAGTGTGGCTCGTCTTGTTCTAGCGAGGAACTTGGGATGCATCTTCTGTATAGCCAATATTCGTGGTGGTGGTGAATATGGAGAAGACTGGCATAAAGCGGGATCactttccaagaaacaaaattgttttgatgattttatttctGCTGCTGAGTTCCTTGTTTCAAATGGTTATACCAAACCTGAACGTCTATGTATTGAGGGTGGAAGCAATGGCGGGCTTCTTGTTGCAGCTTGCATGAATCAG CGTCCGGACCTTTTCGGGTGTGTTCTTGCTCATGTTGGTGTTATGGACATGCTCCGGTTCCACAAATTCACTATTG GTCATGCTTGGACTTCTGACTATGGCTGTTCAGACAATGAGGAAGAGTTCCATTGGCTTATCAA ATACTCCCCGCTACACAATGTAAAAAGACCATGGGAAAAAAGCTCCGACCAATCTTGTCAGTACCCATCAACCATGCTTTTGACTGCTGATCATGATGATCGTGTGGTGCCTTTACACTCATTGAAATTACTGGCA ACTATGCAATATGTCCTATGCTCTAGTGTTGTGAACAGTCCACAGACAAACCCGATAATTGCGCGCATCGACCGTAAGGCAGGACATGGAGCTGGCCGGCCTACTCAGAAAATG ATCGATGAAGCTGCTGATCGCTATAGCTTCATGGCGAAGGTGCTAGGGGCCACATGGACCGACTAA
- the LOC135652221 gene encoding dehydrin DHN1-like has product MAEEHNKAMESGEEVAVQDRGLFDFMEKKKDEERKECHEEEEVLVTGVEKVQIEEGEKANEEEKMGLLEKLHRSHSSSSSSSSDDEEEAEGENKEKKKKKKGLKEKIKEKLVCEEEAKKPEVEEGTAVVVEKMQEDTVKVEATPPEQEKGLLEKIKEKLPGHKKPADEAPAPPSPCAGHGEEHERDEGKEKKGILGRIMEKLPGYHKTEEKEGEKKSPSK; this is encoded by the exons ATGGCGGAGGAGCACAACAAGGCCATGGAGAGCGGTGAGGAGGTGGCGGTCCAAGACCGGGGGTTGTTTGACTtcatggagaagaagaaggatgaggagaggaaggagtgccatgaggaggaggaggttctGGTGACCGGGGTGGAGAAGGTTCAGATCGAGGAGGGAGAGAAGGCGAACGAGGAGGAGAAGATGGGTCTTCTGGAGAAACTCCACCGGTCTCACAGCTCCAGCTCTAGCTCG TCGagcgatgatgaagaagaagctgAAGGAGAgaacaaggagaagaagaagaagaagaaaggtctGAAGGAAAAGATCAAGGAGAAGCTTGTATGCGAGGAAGAAGCCAAGAAACCCGAGGTCGAGGAGGGCACCGCGGTGGTGGTGGAGAAGATGCAGGAGGATACTGTGAAGGTGGAAGCTACCCCGCCGGAGCAGGAGAAGGGGCTCCTGGAGAAGATCAAGGAGAAGCTGCCCGGCCACAAGAAGCCCGCCGACGAGGCGCCGGCACCGCCGTCCCCATGCGCCGGCCATGGCGAGGAGCACGAGCGGGATGAGGGGAAGGAGAAGAAGGGCATACTGGGAAGGATCATGGAGAAGCTGCCTGGCTACCACAAGACCGAGGAGAAAGAGGGGGAGAAGAAGAGTCCTTCTAAGTAA
- the LOC103972536 gene encoding indole-3-acetic acid-induced protein ARG7-like encodes MSSHTLSELILRKWQRLASKGRRKRSKGHFVVYAKEGKRFMVPLKYLEHPIFQVLLEMAEEEFGTASDGPLRVPCEEKLMEHIVSLLKAARPGKDAVQRSFLFFPSLRNNVLNNGCQSGITVI; translated from the coding sequence ATGAGCTCCCACACTCTGAGTGAGCTGATCCTGAGGAAATGGCAGAGGCTGGCGAgcaaggggaggaggaagaggagcaagGGGCACTTTGTGGTGTATGCCAAGGAAGGGAAGAGGTTTATGGTTCCTTTGAAGTACTTGGAACACCCCATATTTCAGGTGCTGCTGGAGATGGCAGAGGAGGAGTTCGGGACGGCCAGTGATGGGCCACTGAGGGTGCCCTGCGAGGAGAAGCTGATGGAGCACATCGTCTCTCTCTTGAAGGCAGCTCGACCGGGCAAGGATGCGGTGCAGAGGAGCTTCCTTTTCTTCCCTTCCCTTCGGAATAATGTCCTCAACAATGGTTGTCAAAGTGGCATTACAGTAATCTAA